A portion of the Pseudarthrobacter sp. L1SW genome contains these proteins:
- a CDS encoding YciI family protein — MTVFAVEYVYAAESTEERNAVRPAHREWTAGLAQDGAILASGPYGDGAGALLIFKAADEAALNSILKQDPFAAAGVIAGTRITEWSPVTGMLAGLAA, encoded by the coding sequence ATGACAGTTTTTGCCGTTGAGTACGTTTATGCCGCCGAATCCACTGAAGAACGCAATGCCGTCCGGCCGGCGCACCGTGAATGGACCGCGGGCCTGGCCCAGGACGGCGCCATCCTGGCCAGCGGGCCGTACGGTGACGGTGCCGGGGCGCTGCTGATTTTCAAGGCCGCTGATGAGGCCGCCCTCAACTCGATCCTGAAGCAGGATCCGTTCGCAGCAGCGGGAGTCATCGCCGGAACCCGCATCACCGAATGGTCACCAGTTACCGGCATGCTGGCCGGCCTCGCCGCATAA
- the ispG gene encoding flavodoxin-dependent (E)-4-hydroxy-3-methylbut-2-enyl-diphosphate synthase: protein MTSVSLGMPSAPPPVLAPRRKTRQIKVGSVGVGSDSPISVQSMTTTPTTDINATLQQIAELTASGCDIVRVACPSADDAEALPIIARKSQIPVIADIHFQPKYVFAAIEAGCAAVRVNPGNIRKFDDQVKEIAAAARDHGTSIRIGVNAGSLEPGILKKYGKATPEALVESAVWEASLFEEHGFHDFKISVKHNDPVIMVAAYEMLAEKGDWPLHLGVTEAGPAFQGTIKSATAFGALLSRGIGDTIRVSLSAPPVEEIKVGNQILQSLNLRPRKLEIVSCPSCGRAQVDVYTLAEQVTAGLEGMEIPLRVAVMGCVVNGPGEAREADLGVASGNGKGQIFVKGEVIKTVPESQIVETLIEEAMRIAEEMGETDGEDAVKGSPVVSVS from the coding sequence GTGACCTCGGTCAGCCTGGGAATGCCCTCAGCACCGCCACCCGTCCTTGCCCCGCGCCGCAAGACGCGGCAGATCAAAGTTGGCTCCGTCGGAGTCGGTTCGGATTCGCCCATCAGCGTGCAGTCCATGACCACCACGCCCACCACGGACATCAACGCCACCCTCCAGCAGATCGCCGAACTCACGGCCTCGGGCTGCGACATCGTCCGCGTGGCCTGCCCGTCCGCTGACGACGCGGAGGCGCTGCCCATCATTGCCCGGAAGTCCCAGATTCCCGTGATCGCGGACATCCACTTCCAGCCAAAGTACGTCTTCGCGGCCATCGAGGCCGGCTGCGCGGCGGTGCGGGTCAACCCCGGCAACATCCGCAAGTTCGACGACCAGGTCAAGGAGATCGCAGCGGCCGCCCGCGATCACGGGACCTCCATCCGCATCGGCGTGAACGCCGGCTCCCTGGAGCCCGGAATCCTGAAGAAGTACGGAAAGGCCACCCCGGAGGCACTCGTGGAGTCTGCCGTCTGGGAGGCCTCCCTGTTCGAGGAGCACGGCTTCCACGACTTCAAGATTTCCGTGAAGCACAACGACCCCGTCATCATGGTGGCGGCGTACGAGATGCTGGCAGAAAAAGGCGACTGGCCCCTCCACCTTGGGGTCACCGAGGCCGGACCGGCCTTCCAGGGCACCATCAAGTCCGCCACCGCCTTTGGCGCGCTCCTGTCCAGGGGCATCGGCGACACCATCCGGGTATCCCTCTCCGCCCCGCCGGTGGAGGAAATCAAGGTAGGCAACCAGATCCTGCAGTCCCTCAACCTGCGTCCCCGCAAGCTGGAAATCGTCTCCTGCCCCTCCTGCGGCCGCGCCCAGGTGGATGTCTACACGCTGGCCGAGCAGGTCACAGCCGGGCTGGAAGGAATGGAGATCCCGCTGCGCGTGGCGGTCATGGGCTGCGTGGTCAACGGCCCGGGCGAGGCCCGCGAAGCAGATCTTGGCGTTGCCTCCGGCAACGGCAAGGGCCAGATCTTTGTGAAGGGCGAGGTCATCAAGACTGTCCCCGAAAGCCAGATTGTTGAGACACTGATCGAAGAGGCCATGCGTATCGCGGAAGAGATGGGGGAAACCGATGGCGAAGATGCTGTCAAGGGTAGCCCCGTGGTTAGCGTCTCGTAA
- a CDS encoding DUF4081 domain-containing GNAT family N-acetyltransferase: MLSRVAPWLASRKDVPDPPGISVRALEREDTAALRVLAQRDPVTNVFILAHLRTAGSAAATSGGAGVLGVFDDGVLAGACWAGANLVPVQLDPALAGVVAAAASASGRRYASAFGPAHSVLALHAELVELGHRAHEVRPDQPLMTIGGPPSVEPNPGLGLGNLADFDRILPACAAMFEEEVGYSPFLGGREFYSRRVESLIRQGHSLVHLNDAGEVVFKAELGAVTSDVTQIQGVWMNPLYRGKGLSSGYMAAVVEQAQKVAPTTSLYVNGFNTRARATYERVGFQQVGTFATVLF; this comes from the coding sequence ATGCTGTCAAGGGTAGCCCCGTGGTTAGCGTCTCGTAAGGATGTCCCCGACCCGCCGGGGATTTCCGTGCGCGCCCTGGAGCGGGAGGACACTGCGGCGCTGAGGGTCCTGGCGCAGCGTGATCCGGTGACCAACGTGTTCATCCTGGCGCACCTGCGTACTGCGGGTTCCGCCGCGGCCACCAGCGGCGGCGCGGGGGTCCTGGGCGTGTTCGACGACGGCGTCCTGGCAGGTGCGTGCTGGGCAGGGGCCAACCTGGTCCCCGTCCAGCTGGACCCGGCCCTGGCCGGCGTGGTGGCTGCGGCGGCCAGTGCGTCGGGACGCCGCTACGCCTCCGCCTTCGGCCCCGCCCATTCCGTGCTGGCCCTTCATGCCGAGTTGGTTGAGCTGGGGCACCGGGCCCACGAGGTGCGCCCGGACCAGCCTTTGATGACTATCGGCGGGCCCCCGTCCGTTGAGCCGAACCCCGGGCTGGGGCTCGGAAACCTAGCTGATTTTGACCGCATCCTGCCGGCGTGCGCCGCGATGTTCGAGGAAGAAGTGGGATATTCCCCTTTCCTGGGCGGGCGGGAGTTCTACAGCCGCCGGGTGGAAAGCCTGATTCGGCAGGGCCATTCCCTCGTGCACCTGAACGACGCCGGCGAGGTGGTGTTCAAGGCCGAACTCGGTGCCGTCACCTCTGACGTCACGCAGATCCAGGGCGTCTGGATGAACCCCCTCTACCGCGGCAAGGGGCTGAGCTCCGGATACATGGCGGCGGTGGTGGAGCAGGCGCAAAAGGTGGCGCCCACCACCAGCCTCTACGTCAACGGCTTCAACACCCGCGCACGGGCCACTTACGAGCGGGTCGGCTTCCAGCAGGTGGGGACCTTCGCCACCGTTCTTTTCTAG
- a CDS encoding TetR family transcriptional regulator gives MSAADGQPPAVRRGRRGGTNASRGHILEAARRLFAEHGFEGTSLRQVARSAGVDPAMIHHFFNGKDELFALSVELPANPEEVLAGVEDAPPGERAELIVRAVLRLWESPAQPGLVAFLRGTIGSKPKTALLRETVTRAIISRIMVGVPGTKEDVALRGDLVATQMVGLMMVRYVVRLEPLASAAPEDVVRLVAPNVQRYLTGDLGGWKREQGRKREQGRKREPGGDGQS, from the coding sequence GTGAGCGCAGCGGACGGACAGCCACCGGCTGTACGCCGGGGACGCCGGGGCGGGACAAACGCGTCGCGCGGCCACATCCTGGAGGCGGCCCGGCGGCTGTTCGCCGAGCACGGCTTCGAGGGGACCAGCCTGCGGCAGGTGGCCCGGTCGGCAGGCGTGGACCCGGCCATGATCCACCATTTCTTCAACGGCAAGGACGAACTCTTCGCCCTCAGCGTGGAGCTTCCGGCCAACCCCGAGGAGGTCTTGGCCGGCGTGGAGGATGCTCCCCCCGGGGAGCGGGCCGAACTCATCGTCCGGGCCGTGCTGCGCCTGTGGGAGAGCCCTGCCCAGCCAGGCCTGGTGGCCTTCCTGCGCGGGACTATAGGCTCAAAGCCGAAGACCGCCCTCCTGCGGGAGACCGTCACCCGCGCCATCATCAGCCGGATCATGGTGGGGGTGCCCGGGACAAAGGAGGACGTGGCGCTCCGCGGCGACCTGGTGGCGACCCAGATGGTGGGACTGATGATGGTCCGCTACGTGGTCCGGCTGGAACCGCTGGCGTCCGCCGCCCCGGAGGATGTGGTGCGGCTGGTAGCGCCCAATGTGCAGCGCTACCTCACGGGAGACCTGGGCGGCTGGAAGCGGGAGCAAGGCCGGAAGCGGGAGCAAGGCCGGAAGCGGGAGCCCGGCGGGGATGGGCAGTCCTAG
- a CDS encoding ABC transporter permease, with protein sequence MMLATTHRVLDQLRHDHRSIALILVVPALLLTAVYFLYENETLPPGVPRTFDRVGLMMLAIFPFVVMFLVTSITMLRERTSGTLERLLTTPVHKADLLFGYGLAFSIMAALQSLVATAVAYWIFDLDIQGSPGYVVLIAVINAVLGVALGLLCSAFARTEFQAVQFMPVVVVPQILLCGLFVARDRMNDVLEAISNVLPLTFSVDALQEIAANTEATEQLWQDAGIMVAIVVGVLVLASLTLRRQSA encoded by the coding sequence ATGATGCTCGCCACGACGCACCGGGTGCTGGACCAGCTCCGCCATGACCACCGAAGCATCGCCCTGATCCTGGTGGTGCCTGCGCTGCTGCTCACGGCGGTCTACTTCCTGTATGAAAACGAGACGCTGCCCCCGGGGGTCCCCCGCACCTTCGACAGGGTTGGACTGATGATGCTGGCCATCTTCCCGTTCGTGGTGATGTTCCTGGTCACTTCCATCACCATGTTGCGTGAGCGCACCTCCGGAACGCTGGAACGGCTGCTCACCACGCCCGTGCACAAAGCCGACCTCCTTTTTGGCTATGGCCTCGCGTTTTCGATCATGGCCGCCCTGCAGTCGCTGGTGGCCACCGCCGTGGCCTACTGGATTTTCGATCTTGATATCCAGGGGTCCCCCGGCTACGTGGTCCTGATCGCCGTGATCAACGCGGTCCTGGGGGTGGCGCTGGGACTGCTGTGCTCAGCCTTCGCAAGGACGGAATTCCAGGCAGTGCAGTTCATGCCCGTCGTCGTGGTGCCCCAGATCCTGCTGTGCGGACTGTTCGTGGCCCGCGACCGCATGAATGACGTCCTTGAGGCAATCTCCAACGTCCTTCCCCTGACGTTCTCCGTGGACGCTCTGCAGGAGATAGCCGCCAACACGGAAGCCACGGAACAGCTGTGGCAGGACGCCGGGATCATGGTGGCGATTGTTGTGGGAGTCCTGGTGCTGGCCTCACTCACCCTGCGCAGGCAGAGCGCGTGA
- a CDS encoding ABC transporter ATP-binding protein — protein sequence MSHAAALTGLQGGAAGDAIAAAGLNVVRGKVSVLRSLDFTIPAGRITGLLGPSGSGKTTLMRAIVGVQRLASGTVQVLGLPAGSAALRHQVGYVTQSPSLYPDLTVEANVRYFGAMHRKRKAEAAEAIAAVGLERQARQKTADLSGGELSRASLACALVAHPPLLVLDEPTVGLDPVLRADLWSRFQSMAEAGTTLLVSSHVMEEAGRCDGLLLLRGGKLLAQLTPGELSRRGHSSDLEKAFLHIIQEAATAADDATTGTETQRSGKPTAAIGETKARTRSVR from the coding sequence ATGTCCCATGCGGCAGCACTAACCGGACTCCAGGGCGGCGCGGCCGGAGACGCTATTGCCGCCGCCGGCCTGAATGTGGTGCGCGGTAAAGTTTCCGTTCTTCGCTCACTGGACTTCACCATTCCGGCCGGCAGGATCACGGGACTGCTGGGACCGTCCGGCAGCGGAAAAACGACCCTCATGAGGGCGATCGTCGGGGTGCAGCGGCTGGCCTCCGGAACGGTGCAGGTCCTGGGCCTGCCCGCCGGGAGCGCTGCCCTGCGGCACCAGGTGGGCTATGTGACCCAATCACCGAGCCTGTACCCGGACCTCACGGTGGAAGCGAACGTCCGCTACTTCGGAGCCATGCACCGGAAAAGGAAGGCCGAGGCAGCGGAGGCGATTGCCGCCGTCGGGCTTGAACGCCAGGCCCGGCAAAAGACGGCCGACCTGTCCGGGGGCGAACTCAGCCGCGCCTCCCTCGCCTGCGCGCTGGTGGCGCATCCCCCGCTCCTGGTGCTGGACGAACCCACCGTAGGCCTGGACCCGGTACTGCGGGCGGACCTGTGGAGCCGGTTCCAGTCCATGGCCGAGGCCGGAACCACCCTCCTGGTCTCCAGCCACGTGATGGAGGAAGCCGGCCGGTGTGACGGCCTGCTGCTCCTGCGCGGGGGAAAACTGCTCGCCCAGTTGACGCCCGGGGAACTCAGCCGGCGCGGACACAGCAGCGACCTCGAGAAGGCATTCCTCCACATCATCCAGGAAGCGGCGACGGCGGCGGACGATGCCACCACGGGGACGGAGACTCAAAGGTCCGGGAAGCCAACTGCCGCCATCGGGGAAACCAAGGCACGGACAAGGAGCGTGCGGTGA
- a CDS encoding proline--tRNA ligase: MVTRLSQLFLRTLREDPVDAEVASHRLLVRAGYIRRAAPGIYTWLPLGLSVLRKVEAVIREEMANIGAQEVHFPALLPREPYEATNRWTEYGEGLFRLQDRKGADYLLAPTHEEMFTLLVKDLYSSYKDLPLSLYQIQNKYRDEARPRAGLLRGREFIMKDSYSFDVDDAGLDASYAAHRGAYLRIFERLGLEVIPVTATAGAMGGSKSEEFLHPTDIGEDTFVRSAGGYAANVEAVTTVAPAEIDFTGAPAAEVLDTPDTPTIDTLVAASNVLAPRSDADGGAWTAADTLKNVVLAVTLPTGERQLVVIGVPGDRAVDLKRVEANIGSFLPIGGEIGLEAANDDDLKKQPLIVKGYLGPGLSLDEPLLGAESTTKLLYLVDPRVVRGTAWITGANEAGKHVFGLVAGRDFTWDGVIECTEVREGDPAPDGSGPLETARGIEMGHIFQLGRKYAEALELKVLDQNGKQVTVTMGSYGVGVTRAVAALAESNHDARGLVWPRAVAPADVHVVAVGKGEEIFATAERLAADLEAAGLDVLLDDRPKVSPGVKFGDAELVGVPTILAVGRGLVDGVVEIKDRRSGDAENVAVDKAVDYVVNAVRTS; this comes from the coding sequence GTGGTTACAAGACTGTCCCAGCTATTCCTGCGCACGCTCCGCGAAGATCCCGTCGACGCCGAGGTGGCCAGCCACCGGCTCCTGGTCCGCGCAGGCTACATCCGCCGTGCGGCCCCCGGCATCTACACGTGGCTGCCGCTGGGACTGAGCGTCCTGCGCAAAGTGGAAGCCGTCATCCGTGAGGAGATGGCCAACATCGGAGCGCAGGAGGTCCACTTCCCGGCGCTCCTGCCGCGGGAGCCCTATGAAGCCACCAACCGCTGGACAGAGTATGGCGAGGGCCTGTTCCGGCTCCAGGACCGCAAGGGGGCCGATTACCTGCTGGCCCCCACGCACGAGGAAATGTTCACGCTGCTGGTCAAGGACCTGTATTCCTCGTACAAGGACCTGCCGCTGAGCCTCTACCAGATCCAGAACAAGTACCGTGATGAGGCGCGCCCCCGCGCGGGCCTCCTGCGCGGCCGCGAATTCATCATGAAGGACTCCTACTCGTTCGACGTGGACGACGCCGGCCTGGACGCCAGCTACGCCGCCCACCGCGGGGCGTACCTGCGCATCTTCGAGCGCCTCGGGCTGGAGGTCATCCCGGTCACCGCGACGGCCGGCGCCATGGGCGGCTCCAAGAGCGAAGAGTTCCTGCACCCCACCGACATCGGCGAGGACACCTTCGTCCGCTCGGCGGGCGGCTATGCAGCCAACGTTGAAGCCGTGACCACCGTGGCCCCGGCTGAGATCGACTTCACCGGCGCTCCGGCAGCCGAGGTGCTCGACACCCCGGACACCCCCACTATCGACACCCTGGTGGCAGCGTCCAATGTCCTTGCCCCGCGCAGCGATGCCGACGGCGGCGCCTGGACTGCCGCCGACACGCTGAAGAACGTGGTGCTCGCGGTCACCCTGCCCACCGGGGAGCGCCAGCTGGTGGTCATCGGGGTACCTGGCGATCGCGCCGTGGACCTGAAGCGCGTCGAAGCGAACATCGGGTCCTTCCTCCCCATCGGCGGCGAGATCGGCCTGGAAGCGGCCAACGACGACGACCTCAAGAAGCAGCCGCTCATCGTCAAGGGCTACCTTGGCCCGGGGCTGTCGCTGGACGAGCCCCTGCTGGGAGCCGAAAGCACCACGAAGCTCCTGTACCTGGTGGATCCCCGGGTGGTCCGCGGCACAGCGTGGATCACCGGCGCAAACGAGGCCGGCAAGCATGTCTTCGGCCTGGTGGCAGGCCGGGACTTCACGTGGGACGGCGTCATTGAGTGCACCGAGGTCCGCGAAGGCGATCCCGCCCCGGACGGCTCCGGCCCGCTGGAGACCGCCCGGGGCATCGAGATGGGGCACATCTTCCAGCTTGGCCGCAAGTATGCGGAGGCCCTGGAGCTGAAGGTCCTGGACCAGAACGGCAAGCAGGTCACCGTAACCATGGGCTCCTACGGCGTGGGTGTCACCAGGGCTGTGGCGGCGCTGGCTGAGTCGAACCACGATGCCAGGGGCCTGGTGTGGCCGCGCGCTGTTGCGCCCGCAGACGTCCACGTGGTGGCCGTGGGCAAGGGCGAGGAGATCTTTGCCACCGCCGAGCGGCTGGCAGCCGACCTTGAGGCAGCGGGCCTGGATGTCCTGCTCGACGACCGGCCGAAGGTTTCGCCCGGGGTCAAGTTCGGTGACGCTGAACTTGTAGGCGTTCCCACCATCCTGGCTGTTGGCCGCGGCCTGGTGGACGGTGTGGTCGAGATCAAGGACCGCCGTAGCGGTGACGCGGAAAACGTGGCGGTGGACAAGGCAGTTGACTACGTAGTCAACGCTGTCCGCACCAGCTGA
- a CDS encoding TSUP family transporter, whose product MESGLESLGLTTLLLIVLAGFAAGWVDAVVGGGGLIQLPALLLVPGITPVQALATNKMGSIFGTATSAATYYRRVGPDLRTALPMAVIALAGSFGGAVLAATLPATVFKPIIVTALVAVALFTALKPDVGGVTALRHDGRTHYVVACLIGAVIGFYDGLIGPGTGSFLVIALVSAMGYAFIEASAKAKIVNMATNAGALLFFLPHGSLLWGLGLLLGAANMAGGYLGARTAVKQGSRFVRVVFLLVVSALIIKLGHDVWQENFAQQG is encoded by the coding sequence GTGGAGTCCGGACTCGAATCCCTCGGGCTGACAACGCTCCTCTTGATTGTGCTGGCCGGTTTCGCCGCCGGGTGGGTTGATGCAGTGGTGGGCGGGGGCGGGCTGATCCAGCTCCCGGCCCTGCTGCTGGTCCCGGGGATCACCCCCGTCCAAGCCCTGGCGACGAACAAGATGGGGTCCATCTTTGGCACCGCCACCAGTGCTGCCACCTACTACCGGCGGGTGGGTCCGGACCTCAGGACGGCGCTGCCCATGGCCGTGATCGCCTTGGCGGGAAGCTTCGGCGGCGCCGTCCTGGCAGCTACCCTGCCCGCCACTGTCTTCAAGCCAATCATCGTCACGGCGCTGGTCGCCGTCGCGCTTTTCACGGCACTGAAGCCGGACGTTGGCGGCGTCACCGCGTTGCGTCATGATGGCCGCACGCACTACGTGGTTGCCTGCCTGATCGGGGCCGTCATTGGTTTTTACGACGGCCTCATTGGCCCGGGGACAGGCTCGTTCCTGGTCATCGCCCTGGTCTCGGCGATGGGCTACGCCTTCATCGAAGCCAGCGCCAAAGCCAAGATCGTCAACATGGCCACCAACGCGGGCGCACTGCTGTTCTTCCTGCCCCACGGCTCCCTCCTGTGGGGCCTGGGCCTGCTGCTGGGGGCGGCCAATATGGCCGGCGGATACCTGGGAGCCAGGACAGCCGTGAAGCAGGGGAGCCGTTTTGTCCGCGTGGTCTTCCTCCTGGTCGTGTCCGCCCTCATCATCAAGCTTGGCCACGACGTCTGGCAGGAAAACTTCGCCCAACAGGGGTAG
- a CDS encoding aminoglycoside phosphotransferase family protein, with the protein MSQATELPIPPDLAARYRGTAEGRTWLASLPGIAESLLARWRLASGLRPGVVPWNGHGAVVIPVVREDGSPAALKIAFPHDEARVERHALELWNGKGAVALEASDAATCSMLLERLDAGRPLSNAPMADAMVVWGGLVKQLGILPDDRPQWREFEHIAARAEQWSDDLPADWDLLGRPFPRWLLEAALEVCQTRGAVGRRSARDVLVHADLHYLNILARPGLGGTDGKPTPDGFAAIDPQPMIGEPEFGVAPLLWNRLQDLPLNQPESGLRDRCADFSSAAGLDPEVARQWAVAREVANALWYAGKPGHRGDLARSLWVASTLAGRTLEGLPPARALPEPGAAVGAG; encoded by the coding sequence TTGCCCGGCATCGCCGAAAGCCTCCTGGCCCGGTGGCGGCTTGCCTCCGGCCTTCGTCCCGGCGTTGTGCCCTGGAACGGCCACGGCGCGGTGGTCATTCCGGTGGTCCGGGAGGACGGTTCCCCCGCTGCCTTGAAGATCGCCTTCCCCCACGACGAAGCGAGGGTGGAGCGGCACGCGCTGGAACTGTGGAACGGGAAGGGCGCGGTTGCGCTGGAAGCCTCGGATGCTGCCACGTGTTCCATGCTCCTCGAAAGGCTCGACGCCGGGCGCCCGCTCAGCAACGCGCCGATGGCTGACGCCATGGTGGTGTGGGGCGGACTGGTCAAACAGCTGGGTATCCTTCCCGATGACCGGCCACAGTGGCGGGAATTCGAGCACATCGCCGCGCGTGCCGAGCAGTGGAGCGATGACCTGCCGGCGGACTGGGACCTGCTGGGACGCCCTTTTCCACGCTGGCTGCTGGAGGCGGCCCTTGAAGTCTGCCAGACCCGCGGCGCGGTGGGCCGCCGGTCGGCGCGGGACGTCCTGGTCCATGCAGACCTGCACTACCTGAACATCTTGGCCAGGCCTGGCTTGGGTGGAACCGACGGAAAGCCGACGCCGGACGGGTTCGCGGCCATTGACCCCCAGCCGATGATCGGCGAGCCGGAGTTCGGCGTGGCACCGCTGTTATGGAACCGCCTGCAGGACCTGCCGCTGAACCAGCCCGAATCCGGCCTGCGTGACCGCTGCGCGGACTTCAGCTCCGCCGCCGGCCTGGATCCCGAAGTTGCCCGGCAATGGGCCGTGGCCAGGGAAGTGGCCAATGCGCTGTGGTACGCAGGGAAGCCCGGCCACCGCGGCGACCTGGCGAGATCACTGTGGGTAGCCAGCACCCTTGCCGGGCGAACCCTGGAAGGACTGCCGCCAGCCCGCGCCCTGCCGGAGCCCGGCGCAGCGGTGGGTGCCGGCTGA